GCCCGGCGCCGTAGGGCTATGGCTAGAACTAGACGCCGCCGAGCGCAAAAAGCGCGCTCTGGCCCGCGACGGCGAACTCTACGTTCCCCACTGGCACGACTGGGCAAAAGCCGAAGAAAAACTATACGGCGCCGAAAAACCCTGGCAACTAGCCGCCCTCCACCTGTAAAAACACGCAAAAGAAAAGTGCCCACCGGGACCGATCCGGCGGGCACTTCAGCCTAACCACTAATGTTCGTTGCCAGTATCTTGGCTCTGATTATTACCGGTATTGCCACTATCAGATGATTCCTTGTCCTTATTACCCGGCTCCTTAGTGGACTGAGACGGGCTCGGCGACGGCGACGCCGGCGCCTTCGCAACATTCACCGTAATAGAAGTGCCCTGCTTTACCTGGCCCACCGCAGACAAAGATGCGACGTTACCGGCAGGAACCGCGCCGGTTTCGACCTCGGTAATAGTAATGGACAAGCCATTTTCCTGCAGGAACTTAACCACTTCATCCTTAGACTTACCAACCAGCTCCTGCGGCACATTGACCATGCCAGAACCAACAATCAAGTTGATAGTGGTGCCCTTGGCAACCTTGGTGCCAGCCTCCGGATCAGAAGTAATCACCTGATCCTTCGGAACGGTACCCGAATCCTGAGTGCTCACCGACCCCGCGGACAGACCGGCAGCCTCAAGGGTAGAACGGGCCTGCTCCTGGCTCATTCCTGCCAAGTCGGGGACCTGAATCTCGCCTCGACCCTTAGAAATGATGACAGTAACCTTGGACCCCTTATCCACCTGCGTGCCAGGCTCCGGAGTCGAAGAAATCACGTGATCGGCCTCGACCGTATCCGATTCCTCCGGTTCGCCCTCGACCATAGTAAGACCCGCGTTAGACAGTTCAGTACGGGCCTCAGCGCGGGACATCCCCACAATATTCGCGGGCACCGCAACCTTGTTCTCGTTAGGATCCTTCTGCCCGTGAATAAACAGGTAGGCAACGGCCGCAACCGCCGCAATAGCTAGCAGCGACACCAACACGCCAATAATGCGGTTCCGCCGCCTGCGCTTCTTATCCTTCTGCGCCTGCACCCGCTTGGCCTCCTGGCGGGCTCGCCGCAATGCAGCCTGATCCTGAATCGGAGACTGCTGCTGGGTAATCGACAGCGCCCTGGTGCGATCCAGTTCGTCGGTGCGAGTGAGAACCTGAGTTTCGCCCTCGCCCCAAGTATCCACGCCGGGAGCACCAACGCGCGCCCCGCGACCCGCTGCTACCAAATCCTGCAGCATCTGGCCGGCATCGCCGTAACGATCCTCCTTGGCCTTAGCCAGGGACTTCATTACCACGCGATTCAACGCATCCGGAATGTCGGGAGTGATCTGCGCGGGAGGAGTAGGCACCTTCGAGACGTGCTGGTAGGCCACGGCCACCGCG
The genomic region above belongs to Winkia neuii and contains:
- the pknB gene encoding Stk1 family PASTA domain-containing Ser/Thr kinase, whose amino-acid sequence is MAESLLAGRYEVRTLIGRGGMAQVHLGYDIRLSRVVAIKMLRTDLARDSIFQARFRREAQSAASLNHPNIVAVYDTGEETVTTPDGSTVQVPYIIMEYVEGHTVRDLLSDGSPVPIDEAIEIMTGVLQALEYAHSQGLVHRDIKPGNVMLTTTGKVKVMDFGIARALADSSATMTQTDAVVGTAQYLSPEQARGEKVDNRSDLYSAGCLLYELLTGRPPFTGDTAVAVAYQHVSKVPTPPAQITPDIPDALNRVVMKSLAKAKEDRYGDAGQMLQDLVAAGRGARVGAPGVDTWGEGETQVLTRTDELDRTRALSITQQQSPIQDQAALRRARQEAKRVQAQKDKKRRRRNRIIGVLVSLLAIAAVAAVAYLFIHGQKDPNENKVAVPANIVGMSRAEARTELSNAGLTMVEGEPEESDTVEADHVISSTPEPGTQVDKGSKVTVIISKGRGEIQVPDLAGMSQEQARSTLEAAGLSAGSVSTQDSGTVPKDQVITSDPEAGTKVAKGTTINLIVGSGMVNVPQELVGKSKDEVVKFLQENGLSITITEVETGAVPAGNVASLSAVGQVKQGTSITVNVAKAPASPSPSPSQSTKEPGNKDKESSDSGNTGNNQSQDTGNEH